The following proteins are co-located in the Mesorhizobium sp. M1E.F.Ca.ET.045.02.1.1 genome:
- the tssA gene encoding type VI secretion system protein TssA, with protein MINLALWLNPLNGENPSGEDLRNDPAFHELERLTEPLLKVVHDGINKPTSQSTPVDWAAVLDKAEELRSRGRDLRLLVIVARALANEEGLAGLAQGLKLIASTFDQYWETMHPALRPNATPRDAALRRINALLDLQNSQGGLLANLRETIFFSPRQVGPISGRDLEQGALDERVMLQEAASGLGASEKAALATAHSQLLNRVRSGCAAQIDQAGDAMTSLLADARAAIAALDEVDTALNKRIEGNGPTVPELKRFLQRLLTTLERNSAVGTAANGAAKPSAQPTGPAAPAGNGHGAQGMGAEAMGAEAMASAASYAEPGAGLPDRITSRDDVVKCLDLVVAFYDRTEPSSPIPHLARRVRRMVHMDFVELMEDLAPSGLKEFRLLAGVPDPKKPAQKDER; from the coding sequence GTGATTAATCTCGCACTCTGGCTGAATCCTCTGAACGGTGAGAATCCGTCGGGTGAGGATTTGCGCAACGACCCGGCCTTCCACGAGCTGGAGCGCCTCACCGAGCCGCTACTCAAAGTTGTCCATGACGGCATCAACAAGCCGACTTCGCAATCAACGCCGGTCGACTGGGCCGCTGTCCTCGACAAGGCGGAAGAGCTTCGCTCCCGCGGCCGGGATCTGCGCCTTTTGGTCATCGTCGCGCGCGCTCTCGCCAACGAAGAGGGACTGGCCGGTCTCGCCCAGGGCCTGAAGCTGATTGCCAGCACCTTCGACCAGTATTGGGAGACGATGCATCCGGCATTGCGGCCGAACGCGACGCCGCGCGACGCCGCCCTGCGCCGCATCAATGCATTGCTTGATCTTCAGAACAGCCAGGGAGGCCTGCTGGCGAACCTTCGCGAGACGATCTTCTTCTCGCCGCGTCAGGTCGGGCCCATCAGCGGACGCGATCTGGAGCAGGGCGCGCTCGACGAGCGCGTCATGCTGCAGGAAGCGGCTTCCGGGCTGGGCGCTTCCGAAAAGGCGGCGCTGGCGACGGCTCACAGCCAACTCCTGAACCGGGTGCGCAGCGGCTGCGCGGCACAGATCGATCAGGCCGGCGACGCGATGACCTCGCTGCTCGCCGACGCCCGGGCGGCGATCGCCGCGCTCGACGAAGTCGACACCGCCCTCAACAAGCGTATCGAAGGCAACGGCCCCACTGTCCCGGAATTGAAACGGTTCCTGCAGCGTTTGCTGACGACGCTGGAGCGGAATTCGGCCGTCGGCACTGCTGCGAATGGGGCCGCAAAGCCCTCCGCGCAGCCGACGGGACCGGCAGCACCGGCCGGAAACGGTCACGGAGCCCAAGGGATGGGGGCCGAAGCGATGGGAGCCGAAGCGATGGCAAGTGCGGCAAGCTATGCGGAACCCGGCGCCGGGCTGCCCGACCGGATCACCTCGCGCGACGACGTCGTCAAATGCCTCGACCTCGTCGTCGCCTTCTATGACCGCACGGAGCCGTCGAGCCCGATACCGCATCTCGCCCGCCGCGTGCGCCGCATGGTGCACATGGATTTCGTGGAACTGATGGAAGATCTCGCCCCGTCGGGGCTGAAGGAATTCCGGCTGCTTGCCGGTGTTCCCGATCCCAAGAAGCCGGCCCAGAAGGATGAAAGGTAA
- the tssB gene encoding type VI secretion system contractile sheath small subunit: protein MPAESKAKVIERNRAPRVQIAYDVETYGSPTTIELPFVMAVMADLSGASQTKDAVKSVLDRKLVETDANRFPKFMEAMGPRVKARVKNTLPQAEGAERDEELAVDLTFSKIGDFAPDKIAEQVPQLAEILKMRRQLEELLGFMDGRVDAEKRIAQLLNNEPLLSKIADQAISDGKGEE from the coding sequence ATGCCAGCAGAAAGCAAAGCGAAGGTCATCGAAAGAAACCGCGCGCCGCGCGTGCAGATCGCCTACGACGTCGAAACCTACGGCAGCCCGACGACGATCGAACTGCCGTTCGTCATGGCCGTGATGGCCGATCTTTCCGGCGCCTCACAGACCAAGGATGCGGTGAAGTCGGTCCTGGACCGCAAGCTCGTCGAAACCGACGCCAACCGCTTCCCCAAATTCATGGAAGCCATGGGGCCGCGCGTGAAGGCGCGGGTGAAGAACACGCTGCCGCAAGCCGAGGGAGCCGAACGCGACGAGGAGCTCGCGGTCGATCTCACCTTCTCGAAGATCGGCGATTTCGCGCCCGACAAGATCGCCGAACAGGTCCCGCAACTGGCCGAGATCCTCAAGATGCGCCGCCAGCTCGAGGAACTGCTCGGCTTCATGGACGGCCGCGTCGATGCCGAGAAACGCATCGCGCAGCTTCTGAACAACGAGCCGCTGCTGAGCAAGATCGCCGACCAGGCGATATCCGACGGCAAGGGCGAGGAGTAA
- the tssC gene encoding type VI secretion system contractile sheath large subunit, which yields MAEQQKTAAATAEAEAIDLGEFSGLLEKDFKVKKDDSEKLQQLVRNLALAAQSRSETTTISSNAIKSIKSLIAGIDKMLTTQVNEILHAPEVREMEGTWRGLWYLVNNTETDTKLKIRVMNISKEQLADTLEDYEGQMWDQSPIFKKVYTDEYSMLGGEPIGCIIGAYEFSNHPRDVGLLRNISGICASAHTPFIAAASPRLFRMDSWQELPNPQDLQMIVNNPAYASWQSLRESEDARYIGLTMPRVLARLPYGTETVPVKGFTFEEEVGGDHNKYVWMNAAFPMGVNINRSHKLFGWGTQIRGVENGGTVLNLPVHAFPTDDGSIAMKCPTEVAIDDRREAELAKLGLMPILHRKNTDLAAFIGAHSLQDDETRAGRLVDPDAQSNERLSANLPYLFPVSRFAHYLKAIARDKIGSFKERTDMQIWLTEWINRYVLANPAFADDKARAKRPLAAAEVQVDSVEGRPGYYNARFYLRPHYQLEGINASLRLVSELPSVKG from the coding sequence ATGGCTGAACAGCAAAAGACCGCAGCCGCCACCGCCGAGGCGGAAGCGATAGACCTAGGCGAATTCAGCGGACTCCTTGAAAAGGATTTCAAGGTCAAGAAAGACGACAGTGAAAAGCTGCAGCAACTGGTGCGCAACCTGGCTTTGGCCGCGCAGTCGCGCTCCGAGACCACGACGATCTCGTCCAACGCGATCAAGTCGATCAAGTCGCTGATCGCCGGCATCGACAAGATGCTGACGACGCAGGTCAACGAGATCCTGCACGCGCCGGAAGTGCGGGAGATGGAGGGCACCTGGCGCGGCCTCTGGTATCTCGTCAACAACACCGAGACGGATACCAAGCTCAAGATCCGGGTGATGAACATCTCCAAGGAGCAACTGGCCGACACGCTCGAAGACTATGAAGGCCAGATGTGGGATCAAAGTCCGATCTTCAAGAAGGTCTACACGGACGAGTATTCGATGCTGGGCGGCGAGCCGATCGGCTGCATCATCGGCGCCTACGAATTCTCGAACCATCCGCGCGACGTCGGCCTGCTGCGCAACATTTCGGGCATCTGCGCCTCCGCGCACACGCCCTTCATCGCCGCTGCCTCGCCGCGCCTGTTCCGCATGGACAGCTGGCAGGAACTGCCGAACCCGCAGGACCTGCAGATGATCGTGAACAACCCGGCCTACGCCTCGTGGCAGTCGCTGCGCGAGAGCGAGGACGCCCGCTATATTGGGCTCACCATGCCGCGCGTGCTGGCACGTCTGCCCTACGGCACCGAGACCGTTCCAGTGAAGGGGTTCACGTTCGAGGAGGAAGTGGGTGGCGACCACAACAAATATGTCTGGATGAACGCCGCCTTCCCGATGGGCGTCAACATCAACCGCAGCCACAAGCTCTTTGGCTGGGGCACGCAGATCCGTGGCGTCGAGAACGGCGGCACGGTGCTCAACCTGCCGGTGCACGCCTTCCCGACCGACGACGGATCGATCGCGATGAAATGCCCGACCGAGGTCGCCATCGACGACCGGCGCGAGGCGGAACTGGCCAAGCTCGGCCTGATGCCGATCCTGCACCGGAAGAACACCGACCTTGCCGCCTTCATCGGCGCGCATTCGCTGCAGGACGACGAAACCCGCGCCGGCCGTCTGGTCGATCCCGACGCGCAGTCGAACGAGCGGCTGTCAGCCAACCTGCCCTATCTTTTCCCGGTGTCCCGTTTCGCGCACTACCTCAAGGCGATTGCGCGCGACAAGATCGGCTCGTTCAAGGAACGCACCGATATGCAGATCTGGTTGACCGAATGGATCAACCGGTACGTGCTGGCCAACCCTGCCTTCGCCGACGACAAGGCGCGCGCCAAGCGCCCGCTGGCCGCGGCCGAGGTTCAAGTCGACAGCGTCGAAGGCCGGCCCGGTTACTACAATGCCCGTTTCTATCTGCGTCCGCACTACCAGCTGGAAGGCATCAACGCCTCGCTCCGGCTGGTGTCGGAACTGCCGTCAGTGAAGGGCTGA
- a CDS encoding Hcp family type VI secretion system effector: MPVKIDGFLKVPDIKGPSKRDGHEDEIEVHGVDYKMVAPYDPNSLSRRGRVSMGMIKFTKHYDKSSPYLKKALFENKALDEVVFSARRTIDGETSDYLVVTLTDASIMEYDMRQAEDEADLIEEDVSFAYKKIKFVYDKDDEIEMDVYVGK; this comes from the coding sequence ATGCCAGTGAAGATCGATGGTTTTTTGAAAGTTCCGGATATCAAGGGCCCCAGCAAGCGTGACGGCCATGAAGACGAGATCGAAGTCCACGGCGTCGACTACAAGATGGTAGCTCCGTACGACCCGAATTCGCTCTCGCGGCGCGGCCGTGTCTCGATGGGAATGATCAAATTCACCAAGCATTACGACAAGTCGTCGCCGTACCTGAAGAAGGCGCTGTTCGAAAACAAGGCGCTCGACGAAGTGGTGTTTTCGGCCCGCCGCACGATCGACGGCGAGACCAGCGACTACCTGGTCGTGACGCTCACCGATGCCTCGATCATGGAATACGACATGCGGCAGGCGGAGGATGAGGCCGACCTGATCGAGGAAGACGTCAGCTTCGCCTACAAGAAGATCAAGTTCGTCTACGACAAGGACGACGAGATCGAAATGGATGTCTATGTCGGCAAGTGA
- the tssE gene encoding type VI secretion system baseplate subunit TssE yields MSASEARRPGANKAHLAGSSRAKREAVQPSLWDRLINDLPGLTSEIEGLRRQLQEELGAERVEALLAGSARAVDADAELTPDQKRRLHRLVFQSEHRAEIESRGVVVSARVLREAVRRDIEALFNTERFESVPMLSDAEHEQPLDELPPLADFPEVRRSVVNYGVPSFSGRSSRDFDRDTLAREIRAVLATFEPRLKESATTVNVTLGDKSVGLKIEIDAVLIMTPTPERMRLRTTINLDNGLARTEFRET; encoded by the coding sequence ATGTCGGCAAGTGAGGCCAGGCGGCCCGGCGCGAACAAGGCGCATCTGGCCGGCAGTTCGCGGGCAAAGCGCGAGGCGGTCCAGCCCTCTCTCTGGGACCGCCTCATCAACGATCTGCCCGGCCTGACCTCGGAGATAGAGGGGCTGCGCCGACAGTTGCAGGAGGAGCTCGGCGCCGAGCGCGTCGAGGCTCTTCTTGCCGGCAGCGCGCGCGCCGTCGATGCCGATGCGGAACTGACGCCGGACCAGAAGCGGCGCCTGCACCGTCTGGTCTTCCAGTCCGAGCACCGCGCCGAGATCGAAAGCCGCGGCGTGGTGGTGTCGGCGCGGGTGCTCAGGGAAGCCGTCCGGCGCGACATCGAGGCCTTGTTCAACACCGAACGTTTCGAATCCGTTCCGATGCTTTCCGATGCCGAGCACGAACAGCCATTGGACGAACTGCCGCCGCTCGCCGATTTCCCGGAGGTGCGGCGCAGCGTGGTCAACTATGGCGTGCCGTCCTTCTCCGGCCGCTCGTCGAGGGACTTCGACCGCGATACTTTGGCGCGCGAGATCCGCGCGGTGCTTGCCACCTTCGAGCCGCGTCTCAAGGAAAGCGCAACGACGGTCAATGTCACCCTCGGCGACAAGAGCGTCGGCCTGAAGATCGAGATCGACGCCGTGCTTATCATGACGCCGACGCCGGAACGCATGCGGCTGCGCACCACGATCAATCTCGACAACGGCCTGGCGCGAACCGAATTTAGGGAGACCTGA
- the tssF gene encoding type VI secretion system baseplate subunit TssF, whose amino-acid sequence MDRVFVEYYEEELTHIRALAAEFADMHPSIARNLSLDTVPCPDPYVERLLDGVAFLAARTRLKVDAERSRFSRAVLDVLYPDLVTPAPATAMAVLKPGQQVQSMIAGHSVGRGTRLVSSLHPGLSTRCTFTTAQEVTLWPIAITSVSYFQDRSGLAAAGIGPVGGVRGEAALRIALARTGKGKLNELALDRLDLYFAGRAKAPLIFDAIFGACSAVGARAEGKTNPLSALAEPEMIGIRDDEALMPRTRPTFEGYRLLREYFMIPERFHYVRVSGLQPVVRKCEAGLEIIFLFRRPVPELADVTPADFELFVTPLINLFERECNVIEIDPRRTRQVVHADRTRARDFEIFRVTRVEDADAEGSEAEIPELFSLGQNRGSGWVYSTERRPRRATEDERRDGLTRTSYTGDDVFLAVSRPTGSPANRPLRRLDVMALCTNRDLPILDDTPTLTLETADPVETVRLLGALRPPQPAIPASLPAGAEGESRADNLAWRLVAQLSLNFLSLAKEGRGVDPLHALLDLYADRGDPSLARNVHSITRIDSRPVIERLRIDGPMCFGRGTEVTLHVDQSVLAGQSTLLLSALLARLFARHAGINGFVRTRTRLLQKQEDVPWPMTPGNRYLI is encoded by the coding sequence ATGGATCGGGTCTTCGTGGAATACTACGAAGAGGAACTGACCCATATCCGCGCGCTGGCCGCGGAATTCGCCGACATGCATCCCTCCATTGCCCGCAACCTTTCCCTCGACACGGTGCCCTGCCCCGACCCTTACGTCGAACGGCTTCTTGACGGCGTGGCGTTCCTTGCCGCGCGCACGCGGCTGAAGGTTGACGCCGAGCGCTCCCGCTTCTCGCGCGCCGTGCTCGACGTGCTCTATCCGGATCTGGTCACGCCGGCGCCGGCAACGGCGATGGCGGTGCTGAAGCCGGGCCAGCAGGTGCAGTCGATGATCGCCGGCCACTCGGTCGGGCGCGGCACGCGGCTGGTCTCCAGCCTGCATCCCGGGCTGTCGACACGCTGCACTTTCACCACCGCGCAGGAGGTCACGCTGTGGCCGATCGCGATCACCTCGGTCAGCTATTTCCAGGACCGCAGCGGGCTGGCGGCGGCGGGCATCGGCCCCGTCGGCGGCGTGCGCGGCGAAGCTGCGCTGCGCATTGCGCTTGCCCGGACCGGAAAGGGCAAACTCAACGAACTCGCACTTGATCGCCTCGATCTCTATTTCGCCGGGCGCGCCAAGGCGCCTCTCATCTTCGACGCGATCTTCGGCGCCTGCTCGGCTGTCGGCGCGCGAGCGGAAGGCAAGACCAATCCACTGTCGGCGCTCGCCGAGCCTGAGATGATCGGCATCCGCGACGACGAGGCGTTGATGCCCCGCACCCGCCCGACCTTCGAGGGATACCGGCTGCTGCGCGAATATTTCATGATCCCCGAACGCTTCCACTATGTGCGGGTCTCAGGCCTGCAACCCGTGGTGCGCAAATGCGAGGCGGGACTGGAGATCATCTTCCTGTTCCGACGCCCGGTGCCCGAGCTCGCCGACGTGACGCCGGCCGATTTCGAGCTCTTCGTGACGCCGCTCATCAATCTCTTCGAGCGCGAATGCAACGTCATCGAGATCGATCCGCGCAGGACACGGCAAGTGGTGCATGCCGACCGGACGCGGGCGAGGGATTTCGAGATTTTTCGCGTCACCCGGGTGGAAGACGCCGACGCGGAAGGCAGCGAGGCCGAAATTCCCGAGCTTTTCAGCCTGGGGCAGAACCGCGGCAGCGGCTGGGTCTATTCGACAGAGCGGCGCCCGCGCCGGGCCACCGAAGACGAGCGGCGCGACGGCCTGACCCGCACCTCCTATACGGGAGACGATGTGTTCCTCGCGGTCTCGCGGCCCACGGGGAGCCCAGCCAACCGGCCGCTCAGGCGCCTCGACGTGATGGCGCTCTGCACCAACCGCGATCTGCCGATCCTGGACGACACCCCGACGCTGACGCTGGAGACGGCCGACCCGGTCGAGACAGTCAGGCTGCTCGGCGCGTTGCGGCCGCCGCAGCCGGCGATCCCGGCATCGCTGCCGGCGGGCGCCGAAGGCGAATCCCGCGCCGACAATCTCGCCTGGCGGCTGGTGGCGCAGCTCTCGCTCAACTTCCTGAGCCTCGCCAAGGAAGGCCGCGGGGTTGACCCTTTGCATGCGCTGCTCGATCTTTATGCCGACCGCGGAGATCCGAGCCTTGCCCGCAACGTGCATTCGATCACCCGCATCGACTCGCGCCCGGTCATCGAGCGGCTCAGGATCGACGGGCCGATGTGCTTCGGACGGGGCACGGAGGTGACGCTGCATGTCGACCAGTCGGTGCTGGCGGGGCAAAGCACGCTGCTGCTTTCGGCCCTGCTTGCGCGGCTGTTTGCCCGCCACGCCGGAATAAACGGCTTCGTGCGGACGCGCACGCGGCTGTTGCAGAAGCAGGAGGATGTGCCATGGCCGATGACGCCCGGCAATCGCTACCTGATCTAG
- the tssG gene encoding type VI secretion system baseplate subunit TssG — MADDARQSLPDLGRSAPNATGPSGAEALSEGFDFFELLRRLEQKGGLFGYSGQANREPARLGQHVRLSFSARDVVKFQEAGEKAPARVTVANLGLLGPEGPMPLHLTRWVLDRLSQRWFTGADAEQTSDTTFVDFVNILQHRMIALYYRAWADAHPAVQVERSVGGRVRAMLEAMAGIGLPGTQDPELDMVRLRQAGSLANQVDGAERLTLFLATAFKVPVQIKEFVAAWITIPAALQSRVGKAYAALGRGATIGPRVFSRQSRIELRVGPLSFDDFKSFLPGERRLAVFKKAVRDMIGEALDVDLRIVLARDAVPPPRIGTVQLGRTSWLARPAERGDADDLKLRTIVGWRPEMAEVA; from the coding sequence ATGGCCGATGACGCCCGGCAATCGCTACCTGATCTAGGCAGATCCGCTCCCAACGCAACGGGCCCGAGCGGGGCCGAGGCGCTGTCGGAGGGCTTCGACTTCTTCGAGCTGCTGCGCCGGCTGGAGCAGAAAGGCGGGCTGTTCGGCTATTCCGGCCAGGCCAATCGCGAGCCGGCCCGGCTCGGCCAGCATGTGCGCCTGAGCTTTTCAGCCAGGGACGTGGTCAAATTCCAGGAGGCTGGCGAAAAGGCGCCGGCGCGGGTGACCGTCGCCAATCTCGGTCTGCTCGGCCCTGAAGGACCCATGCCGCTGCATCTGACGCGCTGGGTGCTCGACCGGCTGTCGCAACGCTGGTTCACCGGCGCCGACGCGGAGCAGACCAGCGACACGACTTTCGTCGATTTCGTCAACATCCTCCAGCACCGGATGATAGCGCTCTACTATCGGGCCTGGGCGGACGCGCATCCGGCGGTCCAGGTCGAACGTTCGGTCGGCGGACGCGTCCGCGCCATGCTCGAAGCCATGGCGGGGATCGGGCTTCCGGGCACCCAAGATCCTGAGCTCGACATGGTTCGGCTGCGCCAGGCGGGATCACTCGCCAACCAGGTCGACGGCGCGGAGCGGCTGACGCTGTTCCTCGCCACGGCCTTCAAGGTGCCGGTTCAGATCAAGGAATTCGTCGCCGCCTGGATCACCATACCGGCGGCGCTGCAGAGCCGCGTTGGCAAGGCCTATGCGGCGCTCGGCCGCGGAGCCACGATCGGCCCGCGCGTTTTCAGCCGCCAGAGCCGGATCGAATTGCGCGTCGGCCCACTCAGCTTCGACGACTTCAAGTCATTCCTGCCCGGCGAACGGCGCCTCGCCGTCTTCAAGAAAGCGGTCCGCGACATGATCGGGGAAGCGCTGGATGTCGATTTACGCATTGTGCTTGCGCGCGACGCCGTGCCGCCGCCCCGTATCGGAACCGTCCAGCTCGGCCGAACCTCCTGGCTTGCGCGCCCCGCCGAGAGGGGCGACGCCGACGATCTCAAGCTGCGCACCATCGTCGGCTGGCGGCCGGAAATGGCGGAGGTGGCCTGA
- the tagH gene encoding type VI secretion system-associated FHA domain protein TagH, which translates to MSLLLTLEQGPRSQVVRQTRLDEGELVIGRSADAGWQIDDPDMFVSRAHCKISGGRDGYFVTDTSSSGLFIDDSDSPLGTGRSTRLQSGMRLRLGDYVLYVEVQPNASQTSVGQVANQSTPAWAPPQPRPSPSIGGDDFFSAKVEEEPRRPRPADLPDPFEQPAPGAYDRASNQRSSPAFDDPFSLDPVATPESSDAAAPGRSDPFGFDEMPSRDSATEPVPTPADFDDDFGFGPAAAPASANGADPAGRGEHPAEKPQAAHPWDMPSQAVEPPPPPRPAPAPKPPRPAHAAPATEMALRAAFLRGMGVEEADFPGRDPVVEMEKFGREYRLMLEGLMQLLRKRAEEKGSARVAQTMVGASEVNPLKFLPTAEDVIVTIISERSPGFLSGEAAISDAVRDLAQHHVRAWRGVQAALRRMIDRFDPAAIEEELKSNSAIGNLLSGGRNAKLWELYQKRHRDIAQSAESSFLGEIGADFRDAYEEE; encoded by the coding sequence ATGAGCCTGCTGCTGACGCTCGAACAGGGCCCACGCTCCCAGGTGGTGAGACAGACCCGGCTGGACGAGGGCGAACTGGTGATCGGCCGCAGCGCCGATGCCGGCTGGCAGATCGACGACCCCGACATGTTCGTCTCGCGCGCGCATTGCAAGATCAGCGGCGGCCGCGACGGCTACTTCGTGACCGACACCTCGAGCAGCGGGCTGTTCATCGACGATTCCGACAGCCCGCTCGGCACCGGCAGGTCGACGCGGCTGCAGAGCGGCATGCGGCTGAGGTTGGGCGACTACGTTCTCTATGTCGAGGTTCAGCCAAACGCGAGCCAGACGTCGGTCGGTCAGGTCGCCAACCAGTCCACCCCCGCATGGGCGCCACCGCAGCCGCGGCCTTCACCCAGCATCGGCGGCGACGATTTCTTTTCGGCCAAGGTCGAGGAAGAGCCGCGGCGGCCGCGTCCGGCCGATCTGCCAGACCCGTTCGAACAGCCTGCGCCCGGCGCTTATGATCGAGCTTCGAACCAGCGCAGTTCGCCTGCCTTCGACGACCCGTTCAGCCTCGATCCGGTGGCGACGCCGGAATCCAGCGATGCCGCGGCGCCCGGCCGGTCGGATCCGTTCGGTTTCGACGAGATGCCGTCCCGCGACAGCGCGACGGAGCCGGTGCCCACACCGGCCGACTTCGATGACGATTTCGGGTTCGGGCCGGCTGCGGCGCCTGCCTCGGCCAACGGCGCCGATCCGGCCGGTCGTGGCGAACACCCGGCTGAAAAACCGCAGGCCGCTCATCCCTGGGATATGCCGAGCCAAGCGGTCGAGCCTCCTCCGCCGCCGCGCCCCGCCCCTGCTCCCAAACCGCCCCGTCCGGCGCACGCGGCACCCGCTACGGAGATGGCGCTTCGTGCCGCGTTCCTGCGCGGCATGGGTGTCGAGGAAGCCGATTTCCCTGGCCGCGATCCGGTCGTCGAAATGGAGAAGTTCGGCCGCGAATACCGGCTGATGCTGGAAGGGCTGATGCAGCTCCTGCGCAAGCGCGCCGAGGAGAAGGGAAGCGCGCGTGTCGCCCAGACGATGGTCGGAGCTTCCGAGGTCAACCCGCTCAAATTCCTGCCGACGGCCGAGGATGTCATCGTCACCATCATCTCGGAGCGCAGCCCGGGCTTTCTCTCCGGCGAGGCGGCAATCTCCGATGCGGTGCGCGACCTCGCGCAGCACCATGTGCGGGCCTGGCGGGGCGTGCAGGCGGCGCTGCGGCGCATGATCGACCGCTTCGATCCGGCGGCGATCGAGGAAGAGCTGAAATCCAATTCCGCGATCGGCAATCTGCTTTCGGGCGGGCGCAACGCCAAGCTGTGGGAGCTTTACCAGAAACGCCATCGCGACATCGCCCAGAGCGCGGAATCGAGCTTTCTGGGCGAAATCGGCGCGGACTTCAGGGATGCTTACGAAGAGGAGTAG
- the tssJ gene encoding type VI secretion system lipoprotein TssJ: MIDRREFIVALGATGLLAACQSGPPKPSVISVNVSGGAGMNPGPGGGDRPVTVLVMRLASTGKFNSADYFALQGDAGSALGADLIGSDSISVAPGKTAAKTITVEPNATALGFVALIREPGGRNWRTTKSVSPGSKFTINVSLGSGGISA; this comes from the coding sequence ATGATCGACAGACGCGAATTCATCGTTGCCCTCGGCGCGACGGGGCTGCTTGCGGCTTGCCAGAGCGGCCCGCCGAAACCATCGGTTATCTCGGTCAATGTGAGCGGTGGCGCCGGCATGAATCCGGGACCGGGCGGCGGCGACAGGCCGGTGACCGTGCTGGTGATGCGGCTCGCCAGCACCGGAAAGTTCAATTCGGCCGACTATTTTGCGCTGCAGGGCGACGCGGGCTCGGCGCTCGGCGCCGATCTCATCGGCTCCGACTCAATCTCCGTCGCGCCGGGAAAGACCGCGGCCAAGACCATCACGGTCGAGCCGAACGCGACGGCGCTCGGCTTCGTCGCGCTGATCCGCGAACCTGGCGGCAGGAACTGGCGTACGACCAAGTCCGTGTCACCGGGGTCGAAATTCACCATCAATGTCAGCCTCGGCAGCGGCGGTATTTCCGCCTGA